One genomic segment of Coffea arabica cultivar ET-39 chromosome 6e, Coffea Arabica ET-39 HiFi, whole genome shotgun sequence includes these proteins:
- the LOC140010000 gene encoding uncharacterized protein — protein sequence MARGKTNDSGGSSAIAKWEYEIECYYVQLLQEHKEVGNLSKNNINACVFEDVRNRLNMRFCHKSYDCDQVKRKYYSFMRVARLFKEIGNQTGVGWNETLKCFSAPDYVWRYYGQDKDISLIKNRPSDHYWNLVELFEDIGALGTYGQSSNDPPVTGEEARSRQMNYGRNVGDCTIGTEGSMPGLEIPIDVDAENCDAVSDEEPQRRGGKKGKQKNSRGTSSVQEGSRSLSDKRKRDEIYDRAYEEFGLAAKAKREYYSSKSGSYNSPDPNSQDSAANCVKEVDKLKTFLLEGQANKAYGFFKEDVWRQMFIAMSPDQRISWINSL from the exons ATGGCCCGAGGCAAGACTAATGATAGTGGGGGTTCTAGTGCCATTGCCAAGTGGGAATACGAAATAGAGTGCTATTATGTTCAGCTGTTGCAGGAACACAAGGAAGTTGGCAACTTAtccaaaaataacataaatgCCTGTGTGTTTGAGGATGTCCGGAATAGACTGAACATGAGGTTTTGCCATAAGTCATACGACTGTGACCAAGTCAAAAGAAAGTACTACAGTTTCATGAGGGTTGCACGGCTATTCAAGGAAATTGGTAACCAAACTGGCGTAGGGTGGAATGAAACATTAAAGTGCTTCTCTGCACCAGATTATGTTTGGAGATACTATGGCCAG GACAAAGATATAAGTCTTATCAAGAATCGGCCCAGCGACCATTACTGgaatttggttgaactttttgAAGATATTGGCGCCCTAGGAACTTACGGCCAGTCTTCCAATGACCCACCTGTAACTGGGGAAGAGGCCCGATCAAGGCAAATGAACTATGGTAGAAATGTCGGTGACTGCACAATAGGTACTGAGGGGTCTATGCCAGGGTTGGAAATTCCAATTGATGTAGACGCTGAGAACTGCGATGCAGTCTCTGACGAGGAGCCACAACGCCGGGGTGGCAAGAAGGGGAAGCAGAAGAATAGTCGAGGTACCTCTTCTGTGCAAGAGGGTTCAAGGTCTTTGTCTGACAAGAGAAAGCGTGATGAAATATATGATCGTGCTTACGAGGAGTTTGGCCTTGCAGCTAAGGCAAAGCGTGAATACTACTCCAGTAAGTCTGGATCATATAATTCTCCTGACCCCAATTCTCAGGACTCCGCCGCCAACTGTGTAAAAGAAGTGGACAAattaaaaactttccttcttgAAGGCCAGGCCAATAAGGCATACGGTTTCTTTAAGGAAGATGTATGGAGGCAGATGTTTATAGCAATGTCCCCTGACCAGAGGATTTCATGGATTAATAGCCTGTAA
- the LOC140010001 gene encoding uncharacterized protein, with protein sequence MDFSIIKATMQNIVGEQHSDSSSDDEELEFLALFGVNAPLNARYNVAGVGGEKRRFYDGAKSGQDWIDDLKAGHHDRMLNAMRMNVPSFLKLCEILVNGNFIKQDYRKRVQAEEAIGLALHCVSHDERHRNLAERFLHSTETIHRNIKEALQAIVRLAPILIRPRNETGVHPKIYNSNAFYPWFKDCVGAIDGTLIPASAPLTRQRAFRSRKGEISQNVLATCDHDMRFTYIYAGVEGSAHDARVFQHAVVSPDSSFPMPPAGKYYLVDSAYKNMPGFLAPHKGHRYQRDQFGGGSGGPRGKYELFNHRHSQLRNVIERTFGVLKARFPILKGPMPNYLMNTQVELVIACCVLHNFIRDEHPHDELFARESGEDEEDYADPGAQPQQIDLSAAAQRNWNSFRMAITDHMFDHRNGRYVPH encoded by the exons ATGGATTTCAGCATT ATTAAAGCCACAATGCAGAATATAGTTGGAGAACAACATAGTGATTCATCGTCCGATGATGAAGAACTTGAGTTCTTAGCTTTGTTTGGTGTGAATGCACCTTTGAATGCACGATACAATGTAGCTGGTGTGGGTGGTGAAAAGCGTCGTTTTTATGACGGGGCAAAAAGTGGACAGGACTGGATCGATGACCTTAAAGCAGGACATCATGACAGAATGCTAAATGCCATGAGGATGAATGTTCCTTCTTTCTTAAAGCTATGTGAAATTTTAGTAAACGGAAATTTCATTAAACAAGATTATCGCAAAAGGGTTCAGGCTGAAGAGGCTATAGGCCTGGCTCTACATTGTGTGAGCCATGATGAACGGCATCGAAATCTTGCCGAGAGGTTTCTCCACTCCACTGAAACGATCCACAGGAATATTAAGGAGGCATTGCAAGCTATTGTGCGTTTAGCCCCGATTCTAATACGGCCGAGGAATGAGACTGGTGTGCATCCCAAGATATACAACAGCAATGCCTTTTATCCATGGTTTAAG GACTGTGTTGGCGCTATAGACGGAACTCTGATTCCCGCCAGTGCGCCACTAACTCGGCAACGTGCTTTTCGTAGTAGAAAAGGCGAAATTTCACAGAACGTGCTAGCTACTTGTGACCACGACATGCGATTCACTTATATTTATGCTGGTGTTGAAGGGAGTGCTCATGATGCTAGAGTTTTTCAGCATGCTGTGGTGTCCCCTGATTCTTCATTTCCAATGCCACCTGCAG GTAAATACTATCTTGTTGACTCGGCTTACAAGAATATGCCTGGTTTTTTAGCCCCGCATAAAGGCCACAGATACCAACGAGACCAGTTTGGCGGGGGATCTGGTGGACCAAGAGGCAAGTATGAGCTTTTCAATCACCGTCACTCACAACTCCGCAATGTCATTGAGCGGACCTTCGGAGTGCTAAAGGCTAGATTCCCAATCTTGAAAGGGCCAATGCCAAACTACTTGATGAATACACAAGTAGAATTGGTAATTGCCTGTTGTGTATTACATAACTTTATCAGGGATGAGCATCCGCATGATGAGTTGTTTGCAAGGGAGTCCGGGGAAGATGAAGAAGATTATGCCGATCCGGGTGCACAACCCCAGCAAATTGACTTATCTGCTGCGGCACAGCGCAATTGGAATAGTTTCCGGATGGCCATAACCGATCACATGTTCGACCACAGGAATGGGAGATATGTTCCACATTAG